The following proteins are co-located in the Silene latifolia isolate original U9 population chromosome 1, ASM4854445v1, whole genome shotgun sequence genome:
- the LOC141644782 gene encoding uncharacterized protein LOC141644782: MDAYNADVSDEVPREVIMKSKEDTLVENMNLNAGGMTNDIDVDYLQEAYISEFDEFVHVQMKKKDWVTKRNDDFRETRIMKEDSDEEDRVQVPREKGEKDNYWGEGEGEDEDNSLLLPEEEQYKDRDSDDEGAFSAGDDDEDIHVLDKHEWLLYEPTTPFGRVQLELGQLFEKVEVLKRALIYYSCQTHRSFRYCHNEPKRVFVKCKFYPECPWKLSTRYMRDYECIQIRFFKDIHTCTPTRINKRVNADFLAEEYQEKLLKHPTWKLKSFVNDVKETYGVKINRWQAGRTKKNALSACGKVVERQYDSLTAYMYEMKRSNVGANVFLSLKSCIPQFHMIYINFAAVRHNFLHGCRRVLGLDSAFLKGYCKGEILCAVARDANNQMFPVAWAVVEIESKESLAWFLGHLIQDLEMGNGNGWTLLSDQQKAVEAYTEKELNDVMQQLRQQSERAYTEMCARDVTKFCRCFYKTWACTDVNCNKMAESFNSWILDARDKPILSMLEEIRRQVMSRMVEKIGEAAKCNRVTPRIRAKLNEFRQVTRKWVTIEASTNVYEVQHTHNSTLSYTVRLYQKVCACKYWDLNGVPCEHATSATCVINQDPESYVAFWYTKESYEASYSVSI, encoded by the exons ATGGACGCATATAATGCTGATGTAAGTGATGAAGTCCCAAGAGAGGTGATTATGAAAAGTAAGGAAGACACTCTAGTAGAGAATATGAATTTAAATGCTGGTGGTATGACTAATGACATAGATGTCGATTATCTACAAGAGGCATATATCAGCGAATTTGATGAGTTCGTTCATGtacaaatgaaaaaaaaggatTGGGTTACAAAGAGAAATGATGATTTTAGGGAAACTCGGATAATGAAAGAAGATTCTGACGAGGAAGACCGTGTACAAGTTCCGAgggaaaaaggagaaaaggataatTATTGGGGTGAAGGGGAGGGTGAAGATGAGGATAATAGTCTTTTACTACCTGAAGAAGAACAATATAAGGATAGAGATTCAGACGATGAAGGTGCATTTAGTGCGGGTGATGACGACGAAGATATTCATGTACTTGATAAACATGAATGGCTATTATACGAGCCTACAACTCCATTTGGACGTGTTCAACTAGAGTTGGGACAACTTTTTGAGAAAGTGGAAGTTCTAAAGAGAGCACTTATTTATTATAGTTGTCAAACACATCGCAGCTTTCGATATTGTCATAATGAGCCAAAAAGAgtgtttgtcaaatgcaaattttATCCCGAGTGTCCCTGGAAGCTTAGTACTAGATATATGAGGGATTATGAATGCATACAAATACGATTTTTTAAGGATATTCACACTTGTACACCTACTAGGATTAACAAGAGGGTAAATGCTGATTTTCTCGCTGAAGAATACCAAGAGAAGCTATTAAAACACCCAACTTGGAAGCTGAAATCATTTGTTAACGATGTAAAGGAAACCTATGGTGTAAAGATTAATAGGTGGCAAGCTGGAAGAACTAAAAAGAACGCATTGTCAGCATGTGGTAAGGTAGTGGAAAGACAATATGATTCACTAACAGCCTACATGTATGAGATGAAGAGGTCGAATGTAGGGGCTAACGTATTTTTATCATTGAAGTCCTGCATTCCGCAATTTCACATGATTTACATAAACTTTGCTGCTGTTAGACACAACTTCCTCCATGGATGCAGGAGGGTGCTTGGCCTCGATAGCGCATTTCTCAAAGGGTATTGTAAAGGCGAGATACTATGTGCTGTAGCAAGAGATGCAAATAATCAGATGTTTCCCGTCGCATGGGCAGTAGTAGAAATTGAATCGAAGGAAAGTTTGGCTTGGTTTCTTggacatttaattcaagatttgGAAATGGGAAATGGGAATGGCTGGACTTTACTCTCCGATCAacaaaag GCAGTTGAGGCTTACACTGAGAAAGAGCTTAACGATGTTATGCAGCAGCTAAGACAACAAAGTGAGCGTGCTTATACTGAGATGTGTGCAAGAGATGTGACTAAATTTTGCAGATGTTTTTATAAGACTTGGGCTTGTACGGATGTAAATTGCAATAAAATGGCAGAATCATTCAACTCATGGATTCTTGATGCTCGAGATAAACCAATTTTATCAATGCTTGAAGAAATTAGAAGGCAAGTAATGTCTAGGATGGTAGAAAAGATAGGGGAAGCAGCCAAGTGTAATAGAGTTACTCCAAGAATTCGAGCAAAGTTGAATGAATTTAGGCAAGTAACGAGGAAGTGGGTAACAATAGAAGCTAGTACAAATGTGTATGAGGTGCAACACACCCATAATAGTACATTGTCGTACACAGTCAGACTTTATCAAAAGGTATGTGCGTGTAAATATTGGGATTTGAATGGAGTTCCTTGTGAGCATGCTACTTCAGCCACATGTGTTATTAACCAAGATCCGGAGAGTTATGTAGCATTTTGGTACACTAAGGAAAGTTATGAAGCTTCATACTCAGTTTCAATATAA